Below is a genomic region from Papilio machaon chromosome 19, ilPapMach1.1, whole genome shotgun sequence.
TGCCACTATCCCGAAATCTCTGACCAAAAATCGTATCTTAGAGAATGCCTCCATTTTTGATTTCGAATTGGACGAGAAAGATGTCGCTGAAATAGCAAAGTTCGACATTGGATATCGCACTGACGTCCCGTCATTCTGGCAAGAATACGACAACTATCCATTCGAAAAGATACCCAATCCGGAAAAAGAAATACCTTTGGTACTCCGCAAGTGGTAAAATGGCGCGAATCTTGACGTCAATTgagtagttttattattattttttacaaaagttttaatatgcaaattatgttttgagtaaatgttttctaattgcttttattttgttattttttcccCTTCCTAAGCATACCCTTCTCCGTGAAATCCACGTCCCTTTCccattctttatttataagaaaagggtgggaagggaaagaagactaaaattaagacTCAGGTACCACATTCATAAGAccaaacgcggaattacttccacatcacgcctgtcttctgtgtggtcgtggtattgcatcGGTCGACCCGGTTAATTCGTGCactcaacaaatattgttgcgggatctaccactgttaaaaataattattcattcacgttataaagttaatatgtatttagaatttaaagtgactatattttttccacagacagacaaaaaaaaccTGTTGTATTCACAAAATGTTTgccatataattaataaaaattacccatttaattaaagattacATAAAAGTTACCAAGGTAAAGCGCTTTATTGAAAATCGTagaaaaatgatttttgttaAGCATAAGATAGCAAACAAAGAAAAGGTCACCATTAATCGATAGAGGAggtgacgcacagaaagaggaaaTATCCCCTTCATATGCGTCGTCTCCTCCCATTCCCATTCCCATCCTATCCTTAtgagaaaagggtggaaagggaaaggggactaaaTTTATACCTCCGGCacccacactcatcagacgaaaggcagaattacttccacttcacgcctgtcttctgtgtgatcgtAGTAATACACGGGGCGAGCtgacccattcgtgcaacggaTGTttttgttgctggcgtctaccactgttaaacggaagatttattttacacactAGTTCTACAtccttattaaattaaaacactatctatttttttagttctataatttttttttatatttgcccttattttagtttaattcaTGTACATGGCAACACTGCACGTtagatttacttttacttcTCAAGAACACTACAATCTCTGTGCACAAGTTAGTAGTGTGGTGACAGTTAATACACGCGCAATGTTGTATCTGTTGATATTAACAATGGTGTATACAGtggtaaattgatttaaaaataattatatttataatccaTGATAGAATTTGTTTTGCGTCCATCAGACAAAATGGAATTACCTGCTTTATAGTGTGAGATGATATTTGATTCTTATTCTTTAATAGTGGTATAGAAGATTATTATtagagttattttttatttcgtccgtggtaaattatacaaatctaGTACAAgtctagtaattaatatagcctatgttatcTGTGGATAGAGTAgtttcccaacagtgaaagaatttttcaaatcggttcagtagtttcagagcctattcaatgcaaagaaaaaaacaatcaaatctttttttgtaatattaatatagattataaattactaactagacatttttttctagTTCTGCGACAGCAATGATGGCGGCAAAGCTCCAAGAATTCTCCTTAATGATGGCAACACCATGCCTGTTATCGGTCTCGGGACATTTTTAGGTTTCGATGAggtaattatgaattaaaatttaatattatcacatttGTAATGTATGCATATCTCAATATTTTGTGCtttcttaaagtttttataatttcattaaaattaaggcaaaaaaaatatgtttaaagttatcattttaaaatataactgagTTGCGTTATAAAAAACTGGATGCTTTTTTCTATAAACAAGCTAAATAGAAtttcgaataaaataattcgttTCATTTTGACAGTTAAACAAAGATTATATTCGccttaataactaaaaaaatatctcaataCATCACAGATTATAACGTTTATAACGTTTTCAGAACGGACAAAAACAAGTTAAAGACAGCGAAGTGGAACTTCCTGTCATGTGGGCTCTTAACTCTGGATACAGGTTCAATGACTTATGATTTACACAATGACGTTTTAACTTTAATGGTGGCGCCCTCTTTTTTAAGGAGGGGATTAACGGTGTTACGAGAGAATACACAGAGACCTGGGGCGTCCCTTTTATTCCAGCACCCTGGGCTTTCGCCTAACCGCGCCCAACCCTAACGCCGGCCCTGTTTACTTCTGTGTAACATGACCTCGTGGAAAAACTGTGGAACGAGTAATAGCAATTTTACATTACAGATTAATTGACACAGCATCTTTATATTTCAACGAGGAACAAGTCGGTCGTGGTATACGCAAATCATCTGTACCaagagaaaatgtttttattgtcaCAAAGGtaagaaattttatgaatagaactacacttaaaaaaaatctaccttatttaaatagataattagTAACACGACAGcctaaaattgaaaaaaaatgcgaTATACTtagtcatcatcagctcactatacccCACTGAGTGTCTCAGAGCCTACCCtgagttaggagtgactagccCACAGTCaactggcccagtgcgggttggttgcttaacacatatctttgaatttcttctcagatatgtgtagTTTGCATCACGatttcatcgtaagaacgtcggataaatgtatgtacatatgtaaatcgaaaaacacattggtaaatttcgggattcgaacccaagaccgtAAGGTTGCAAGTGCAAGTCAAATCAGGGGTTAACTGAGCCACTGACGCTCTCGTTACTTATATACTTAGtaccaatttatattcattctCTGACTTCAATGAAGTTAACTACTTTGTCGACAAATAAATACATCGACGTAGGAGATGATGACATCAATACCTACTTGTTTagggattttttttcattgcatTCGTGTTTGTCTTCAGCTTGGGTTAAACGAGCAGCGTCATGTCCTGGATGCGTTGCGAGCGTCATTAGCTCGTCTCAACACTTCCTACGTTGATCTTTATCTTATCCATAATCCGGTTGCACTTAAGGTATGTTAACAGGATAATGAAGTCAACATCAGATAATTAAGTACGGTATCATGAATCTATGAtgttaagaaaaaagtttatcaaCGCGGCAGTAAGCCTACCGGACGACTAATTTTACTCAGCTTCCCCGTCccatctttttcttataagagatggaaaggggaggtggatttggcATAGGTGTttgaaatatcctctttctgtgcgtacCCTCCTCTGTTGTTTTAATGTAGACGACGAATCTACAAATACAGATTTCTATGGGCAACGCTCACTACACTATTTTGGCAAGTggccgcttgttcgtttgtcatcttttgttttaaaaaaagctgTTGCAATATTGCAGAACAGTGGAAACAGAGTTCGTCTATGGCACAAAGCttcagtaaatttaataataataattacctatttattttatgtaataactcCTTAAGGTCTTTTGAAATAGTCAAATGACTCCGTAAATGATTCAAATACGATTGTTAAAAATTCAGATAGTATGTGATCTTAAATGCAATCAAATAAATACCAGAAGTTGTGTACAGGCCGACCATAGTGGTTTCGATGTGGTAGACTACGTAGACACGTGGCGCAGCATGGAAGAAGCCAAGACGCTGGGTCTTGCCAAATCCATCGGCATCTCCAACTTTAACATCAGCCAGATCGACCGCCTGCTCGACAACTGTCACATAAAACCCGCCGTCTTGCAAGTTGAggtaactttaatttatatgttacaGAATTGGTATAACAAGTCACTAGATCGCGAGCGAACAGCAAAATATGAAAGGTTCTCAGAAGAATGAAAGAAGTTCTCAATTAACTGGCTTaaaccaaaatattaaattcgcAATGATTTCaggtgaatttaaatttagcacagaACAAACTAATAGAACACGTTAAGAAAGATAACATAGCTGTTATGGCGTACACACCTTTCGGGGGACTGTTCAGCAAGAGTCAAGGACCACCGCCACCGCGAAAGGACCACCCGGCTCTGGTCAAATTGGCCAATAAGTACGGGAAGACCACGCCTCAAATTGTATTACGTTATCTCGTAAGTTACGACTTACTCAAAAGTCAATCGtctatgttaaaaataataactgaaaTCGTAATAACCcggtgaaaataaatattgaagttaCAATGATTCACATAGAGCTCATATATAATGGTGTTCTAAACATTTATACCAATTTTtagctataaaaaaataatcttagttTATGCAAAATTcatcttttgtttctttatccAGGTTCAAAGAGGTCTAATACCAATCCCGAAAACCGTTCACAAGGAACGAGTAGaggaaaacataaatatattcgaTTTTGAACTAACGCCAGAAGAGATGAAATTattaggtaatttttttaatttcaaataatactaggtactgaaaatataaaaatatcgtacCAGCCACACCAAtacctttgcctttttgacttgttttatatttaaaaaaaaaactgtaactaTTTACGTTTCGTTTCAGCGGAATTCAACAAAGATTATCGCACAGTGTGGCCGAGTTTTTGGCAAGACCATCCTTACTATCCCTTTGAAAAGAAAGACGTACCCGATCCTGACATATTTAAAGCTGGATTGAATGAATAATGAAATACTATCCATTGTTTTCTCCCAATAAAAGTGTCGTAATTATCGTAAGAAATcccattttaaatgtttagttggatggatTGAAATTaccgtataatataaatataaatatgttaaacataaatagacaatattttaaatgtacatgaacaagtaaataaattcgTCAATACTACcaatacttttttaacaatgtttttaaaaataaacctaacCTATAAAACTGCCGGTTaagaacttttaattaaacctCAAATTAGCTATCACTGATTAAATCAATAtgcattaataaatcaatttgaaagatatttcattttttttaattacttattgtaAGTTAAAGATTACACGGATTTATTTCTCCGACCgataatataaaatctgaTACAAAATTCcaataacaaaatcaaaatacaaTATCTGTATTcgataaaaatctttatgaagaaaatttaaatcgaaaacattaattcacaattttttt
It encodes:
- the LOC106709454 gene encoding uncharacterized protein LOC106709454, which encodes MTKVNIPNFKLNNGLEMPALGYGTWLGLDDKNVFNIQDAPKLIEALSYAIDIGYRHIDTADLYRVEPEIGRVVKQKISEGIVKREDLFITTKVWQHNHREADVEKSVRASLKRLDMDYVDLVLMHWPMSISVDGVDEKIDYLETYRGLEAVLQKGLTRAIGVSNFNLQQMQRLLANCNVVPVVNQIEINLNLGQKELVEYCQSKGLVVVGFTSFGTMVPGRVISGSPEPKLDNPTMVAIAKKHGKSVTQVALRYLYQRGIATIPKSLTKNRILENASIFDFELDEKDVAEIAKFDIGYRTDVPSFWQEYDNYPFEKIPNPEKEIPLVLRKCYQEHYNLCAQVSSVVTVNTRAMLYLLILTMVYTVFCDSNDGGKAPRILLNDGNTMPVIGLGTFLGFDENGQKQVKDSEVELPVMWALNSGYRLIDTASLYFNEEQVGRGIRKSSVPRENVFIVTKLGLNEQRHVLDALRASLARLNTSYVDLYLIHNPVALKADHSGFDVVDYVDTWRSMEEAKTLGLAKSIGISNFNISQIDRLLDNCHIKPAVLQVEVNLNLAQNKLIEHVKKDNIAVMAYTPFGGLFSKSQGPPPPRKDHPALVKLANKYGKTTPQIVLRYLVQRGLIPIPKTVHKERVEENINIFDFELTPEEMKLLAEFNKDYRTVWPSFWQDHPYYPFEKKDVPDPDIFKAGLNE